The Thermodesulfobacteriota bacterium region CTTGAGGCTGCGCCCCAGAAGGTCATCCAGGTCCTGGAGGCGGCTGTCCGAGGCCTGGATGCCCTCCTCGGCTGCCGCCGCCATCTGGCCGGCGGCCGGCACCAGGGGCGGCATTTCGATAGGCAGGGTGCTGTCCAGGAAGATGGAGGCCCGGTTCTCCTTCATCTTGCCCACCAGCTTGCGGAAGGCCTCCGCCTGGCAGGCCTCGGCCAGCACATCCAGCAGGCTGTCCAGGGGGATGTTCAGAAAGTTGTCCCCGTCGGGAGCCATTCCTGCGGCCACGGCATTCATGCCGCCCTGGAAGGTCTCCGTCACGAAGATCTCCGCCGCCTTCTGGCGGGCGGTGCTGAGATGCTTCTTGACCCCCTCGTTGGTGCAGAACTCGTACAGGGTCTGGAAGATGACATCCAGCTGGAAATCCAGGCGGTCGGCGGCGGGCATGGGAGCCGCCGGCTCGCCGGGGGTGCGCAGGGAGGCGATGATGCCCCTGGCTTCCTGCGCCAGGCCCCGCAGCTCCGCCAGCTCCGTCCCCAGGGACGATGGCACCGGTGCGACGGCATAAAGCTCGCCCTCGGGCAGCTCCTGATCCCGGAAGGCGTGGTGGTCCTTGAGATGGGAGAGCAGATCCCGGGCCGCGATCGTCTCCCTTTGGATCTTCTCCACCGAGTCCATGATCTCCATGGTGGCCCGCTCGGTCATCTCGACGATGTCCTTGAGCTGGCTCTTGGCGGTCTCCAGCTTGTCACCGGCCTCGTCCAGCTGGGCCCGCTTCAGCCGCCGGTCCTCGGCAGGGATGGTCATGAGGGTGCTGGAGAGCTTGCGCGCCAGGCCGCCGATGTCCCGGTAGAGATCGGTGGAGATGTCCTTGTAATAGGACTCCTCGGCAAAGCCGGTCGGCTCGGGCTCGGGAGCCGGAGCAGGCGGCGGTGGCGGTGGGACCGGCGGCGGCGCGGCCGGGGGCTCAGCGGCCAGGATCCGCTCCACGACGCGGGTGGCGCTGGACTCCTGCTCGGCCACCACGGTGATGTGGTAGATCACATCGGTGGTCGCGATCCGGAAGGAGCCGGAGGTGATCTCCAGGAAGACCTCGGGCTTGTTCGCCGCAGGCATGTTCTGCACCCTCCCCCCTCGGGTTGTCTCCCCGCCCATACGCCTCGATGGCTTACAGCCGGATCCGGCCGGAAAAGCGCACCGCCACCTCGGCGTGACCATTCTGCTGCCCGCTGGCCGTCACCCGCAGGACCTGGCCGATAACCTTGAGAACGCCGATCTCGGACTGGCTTGGCCGCGGCTGCCAGTCGTCCTCCTGCTCGGCCCAGCCGGGAAACTCCATCCGGAGAATGAGCTGCATGCCTTGCCGGACATCCCGGGCGGTCAGGAAGCGCAGGCCCCCGCCGCCAAGATCGACGACCACCCCCTCTCCTGACCAGGACTCGGCCCCAAGGTCCCACAAGGGCGAAAAACGAACCTTGAGATCCTTGCGCACCCGGGTGTGCCGCCGTCGCTCCTCGGGTCCTCTTTCCGGCTCCTGGGAGATCTTCATGATGATCGCACCTGTAACCCACTGAGTTTGCAGTCAAAAGCTTTCAGAGTATTCTTGCTACCTTAACAAGATCCACCGCAGCTTGCCAAGGATGAAATGCGGCCCCGCCCCCCGGGCATGCTCAGCCGCCATCTTGGCGCCCGCGGCGGCACATCGAAACCTCTGGTCGGCCTCCCCATGTCCCCTACCCCGTCCCAGGATTCCCGCACCACCACGGCCCTCGGCGGCGGTCCACCGCCGGTCTCGCCCGGCCGCCGGCGGACCCCGAACCGCCGCATCCGCCGCCATCCCTGGCACCGGGGCCTTTCCGTAGCCGCCCTTTTCGTCCTCCTGGCCGGGCTCGGCCTTCTGGGCCTGGGCCTCGCCGTGCCCTGGCTCCTGACCCAGGCCGGGCCGCCCCGGCTCGCAGGGCTTCTCCGGCAGCCGGTGTCCCTGGACTACGCCGCCTTTGATCCTCTTGCCCTGCGCCTGCGGCTCACGGGCGGCCGGATCGGCGCCCCGGCGGCCGCCGGCCGCATGTCGGCCCTCGCTTTCCGGTCCCTGGTCCTGGAGCTGGACTGGCGCTCGGTGCTTGCCGGCCGGCCCCGTACCCGGCTTGAGCTGGACGACCTGCGCCTGGCCTGCCAGCAGCAGCCCTCCGGGACGATCCTGCCTGCCATCCGGCTGCCATCCGGCCAGGACCGCTTGCCTCTGCCCTGGCCGCTGCCGGCCCTGGGCGAGCTGGCGGTCCGCCACAGCCGGCTGACCGTGCTGCCCGCCCAGGGGCCGGAGGGCCTGGTGCTGGAGATTGAGGAGCTGGCCCTGGCCGGCCTCGGCTCCCGCCGGGCCCAGGGCCGGCTTGCGGCCAGCCTGGCCGGCCGGCCCCTGACC contains the following coding sequences:
- a CDS encoding protein phosphatase CheZ; protein product: MPAANKPEVFLEITSGSFRIATTDVIYHITVVAEQESSATRVVERILAAEPPAAPPPVPPPPPPAPAPEPEPTGFAEESYYKDISTDLYRDIGGLARKLSSTLMTIPAEDRRLKRAQLDEAGDKLETAKSQLKDIVEMTERATMEIMDSVEKIQRETIAARDLLSHLKDHHAFRDQELPEGELYAVAPVPSSLGTELAELRGLAQEARGIIASLRTPGEPAAPMPAADRLDFQLDVIFQTLYEFCTNEGVKKHLSTARQKAAEIFVTETFQGGMNAVAAGMAPDGDNFLNIPLDSLLDVLAEACQAEAFRKLVGKMKENRASIFLDSTLPIEMPPLVPAAGQMAAAAEEGIQASDSRLQDLDDLLGRSLKRLAGMIDREAVGSESAPATFAYAPMTREARDEILDKVGAAFGMVAGISEDVARILETLSFQDLSGQQIMKIIKLLTDFEVQLLAIVVSFGSQLKNREQNRGLTVEESKALAQKDVDDLMGGLSGEAVGEKGILDQDTVNRMLAGMGF
- a CDS encoding PilZ domain-containing protein — translated: MKISQEPERGPEERRRHTRVRKDLKVRFSPLWDLGAESWSGEGVVVDLGGGGLRFLTARDVRQGMQLILRMEFPGWAEQEDDWQPRPSQSEIGVLKVIGQVLRVTASGQQNGHAEVAVRFSGRIRL